The following nucleotide sequence is from Candidatus Hydrogenedens sp..
TTTCAGATCTCCATTTTCCCATAACTCTCCTTACCATGTTCCGTTTAGCCTAAAATCTTTGTTACACCCTGAAAAAGCAACTACCACTAACATTACCATTGAAATTAACATTAACCTTCTCATTTTTTTCTCCTTATATTTTAAGGTTTAAATTAAATTAATTAAATTAATTTGACTCAAACAAAGTAAAAACTAACATATATCATAGTCTAAAAGCAAATCAGATTAATATAAAAATAGTCCTGTGATTTTTTTACAAGAATCACAGGACTAAAATAATACAACAATAAATAAGGTTCTCTAATTTATAGGTATCACAACATAGTATTCGGTATCTTTTTCGCTTTTGACTTTGAGAAGGACGCTATCTTTGCCCTGATTTTGTTTCAATGCTTTTTCAAAATCATTTACATTTCTTACTTGAATTCTATTTACCTCTGTAATTAAATCTCCCGACTTAATTCCTCTCAGTTGTGCAGGAGAATCTGGTTCAACACTGGTAACAAGGACACCTTGTTGTCCTTCATAACCGAATTGTTTAGCTAAATCAGGAGTAAGATTTTGAATTGATATTCCTAATTCTAACTTCTTTCCTTCTTCGGTTGTTACAGATATACCTTCGCCTAGTTCAGTGGGTCTCTTACCGACTTCAACTTCTAGTTCTAATCTTTGATTATCACGAATAACAACGACTTTTGCTCTTGTTCCTGGTTTTGTAGATGCTACACGATTTCTCAGAGACGGAGCGTCAGTAACAGCAACTCCATTAAATTCGACAATTACATCATCTTTTTTAATTCCTGCTTTCTCTGCGGGAGAGCCTTCTTGAACCTCTGTTACAAGTGCTCCTTTCATCTCTTTTAAACCTAACCATTCTCCAAGTTTTGGGTCAAGACTTTGAATACCAACTCCTAAGAAGCCACGTTCTACACTTCCTGTATTTTTTAGTTGGTCAATAACATATTGAACCATATTGATAGGAATAGCGAAACCGATACCCATATAACCTCCGACCATTGGCTTTGTATATATTGCGGTATTTACTCCTATTACTTCACCATCAAGGTTTAGTAATGGACCACCTGAATTTCCTGGATTTATTGCCGCATCCGTCTGGATGAAATCAGCATAATCTACATCGCCTATTTCTCGGGAACTTCTTCCCTTTGCACTCACAATTCCTGCAGTAACGGTATGTTCTAAGCCAAAGGGATTGCCAATCGCTACAACCCACTCCCCGACTTTAATTTTATCTGAATTGCCCAGTTTGACTATGGGTAATCCATTTGCTTCGATTTTCAGTAATGCTACTTCGGTTTCAGGGTCAGAACCTATTTTCTTTGCTGAAAATTCTCTGCCATCTTTTAATTTAATATTTATTTTATCTGCATCGTTTACTACATGGTGGTTCGTAACAATATATCCATCTTCCGAAATAATAAACCCTGAACCTAAGCCAAAAGGTATAGATTTCTTTTGTTTGTCAGGGTTTTGGGGTTGTC
It contains:
- a CDS encoding DegQ family serine endoprotease — protein: MFSKKQIRAVLFVGIIALSIGFVFGNYYKGKNSSNGENYFSFPKALAQADNLAIESAKNLGEAFAQIAERASSAVVSISTEKEVSNFGPDMLPFDSPFDFFFRRFFEDNDMWRQPRKRQPQNPDKQKKSIPFGLGSGFIISEDGYIVTNHHVVNDADKINIKLKDGREFSAKKIGSDPETEVALLKIEANGLPIVKLGNSDKIKVGEWVVAIGNPFGLEHTVTAGIVSAKGRSSREIGDVDYADFIQTDAAINPGNSGGPLLNLDGEVIGVNTAIYTKPMVGGYMGIGFAIPINMVQYVIDQLKNTGSVERGFLGVGIQSLDPKLGEWLGLKEMKGALVTEVQEGSPAEKAGIKKDDVIVEFNGVAVTDAPSLRNRVASTKPGTRAKVVVIRDNQRLELEVEVGKRPTELGEGISVTTEEGKKLELGISIQNLTPDLAKQFGYEGQQGVLVTSVEPDSPAQLRGIKSGDLITEVNRIQVRNVNDFEKALKQNQGKDSVLLKVKSEKDTEYYVVIPIN